The genome window ACCGGGCCTGGCCGGTCTGCCGGGGGTGCGGGTGGCGGTGCAGCAAGGCCGCCGCCTGGCCTTAGCCAACAAGGAGAGCATGGTGGCCGCCGGGCCGCTCTTGTGGCAGGAGGCCGAGCAGAGCGGGGCCGAGATTATCCCGGTGGACTCCGAGCACTCCGCCCTGTTTCAGAGTCTGCTGGGGGAGCCCTTTGAAGACCTGGCCGAGCTGATTCTCACCGCTTCTGGGGGCCCTTTTCTGCACGAACCCACCGACCTTTCCAGCGTCACCCCTCAGATGGCCCTCCAGCACCCCCGCTGGAAGATGGGGCCCAAGGTGACCATTGACTCCTCGACGCTCTTCAACAAGGGCCTCGAGGTGCTGGAAGCTGTGCAGTTGTTCAGGGTGCCCATCGAAAAGGTCAAGGTGCAGATTCACCCCCAGTCGTATGTGCACTCCATGGTGCGCTTCCAGGACGGCAACCTCAAAGCCCAGCTCGGCCCCACCGATATGCGTCTGGCCATCCAGTACGCCCTCACCTACCCCCAAAGGCCCCCCACCCCGCTCCGCGAGGCCCCCATTCCCGAGCGGCTGGAGTTTTACCCGCCGGATACCGCCCGCTTCCCGGCCCTGGCCCTGGCCTATGAGGCCGGGAGGATGGGGGGACTGGCCCCGGTGGTGCTCAACGCCGCCGACGAAATCGCGGTGGAGGCCTTTTTGCAGGGGCAGATCGGCTACCTGGAGATCCCAAGGGTGCTGGAAAAAGTGTTGCAGCAGACTCCGGTGGGTGCACTGACCTGGGACAATATTGTTAATGCCGACCTCGAGGCCCGCCGGTGGGCCCGTGAGTACCTGAAGGTAAAGGTCTGATTGCGGAGCAAAGCATGAGCATCCTCTGGTTTCTACTGATTATCTCCATCAGCATCTTCGTACACGAGCTGGGCCACTACCTGGCCGCCCGAGTGCAGGGGGTGGGGGTCAAGAACTTTGGGGTGGGTTTTGGCCCTACCCTGCTCAAGTTTGAGCGCTGGGGCACCACCTGGCGGCTCAATGCCATCCCGCTGGGCGGCTACGCCGAGATCGAGGGCATGATGCCCGGCGACACCCACGGCTACGCGCGGCTCTCGAGCTGGGGCAAATTCCTGATTCTGGTGGCCGGCGTGGTCATGAACCTGCTCCTGGCCTGGGGGGTGCTGGCCGCACTCTCCTCTATTCAGGGCATCCCCCAGACCCGCGCCGAGGTCACCGAGGTGCTGCCCGGCAGCCTGGCCGAGCAGGCCGGTTTTAGGGTGGGCGACCGCATCCTCAGTTTGAACGGGGAGAAGCTCACCGCCTACGACCAGGTCACCCGCTTCCGCCAGAGCACGGGCGAAAAGGTGTTCGTGGTGCTACGCGATGGCGCCGAGGTGACCATACGCTTCAATTGGGACAACACCCAGGCCCGGCTGGGCATCGTCTACCGGCCTGAGCTGGTGGGCTACACCCGCATCAACTTCTTCCAGGGATTCGCTCGAGCCATCGGCGAGACGGTGGTGGCAGTGCCACGCTTCGTGCAGGAGTTCGTGGGCAGCATCGCCCGCATCCTCTCAGGGCAGCAGGCCCAGGGGGTGGCGGGGCCGGTGGGCATCGTCAACATCACCGGGCAGGCTGCCGAGCAGGGGCTTGGCACGCTGGTAGGACTGCTGGCGGCCATCAACCTCTCGCTGGCGGTGTTCAACCTCCTGCCCATCCCTGGGCTGGATGGGGGGCGCATCCTGGTGCTCATTGCCAATGCTTTGAGCGGGGGGCGCATCAAACCCGAGACCGAGGCCCGGCTCTCGTACGGGGGGTTCATTTTTTTGATTCTCCTGATTGTGCTGGTGACCATCAACGACATCCGCAACCTGGTGGGCGGCTAGCATCGCGCTACCTCGCAGGCAAAACCGCGATAGAATAGCCGCCAATGGACGCCACGGTGCTCATTCCGGCCTACAACGAAGCAGCCCACATCGGGGCGGTGGTGGCCGCGGCGCGGGAGGCCGGTTTTCCGGTGCTGGTGGTGGACGACGGCTCAAGCGACGCAACCGCCCAGGCCGCCGAAGCCGCTGGGGCCAGGGTGCTGCGTTTGCCCGAAAACCGGGGCAAAAGTGCAGCCCTGGCCTTCGGCCTGGCCCATGTGCAAACCCCCTATGTGCTGCTATTGGATGCCGATCTGGTGGGGCTAAAACCTCAACACCTGCTGAACCTGCTCGAGCCGGTGCGAAGCGGCCAGCTGGACATGGCCATTGGGGTCTTCAAGTCCGGGGGCCTGATGACCGACTTCGGCAACCGCGCCACCCCGTTTCTCTCGGGGCAACGGGCCTGTAGCACCCAGTGGCTCCGCAGCGTGCCCAACCTGACCGAGCGGCGCTGGCCCGAGCCTGCCATCACCGACCACCTGGCCCGCACCCAGGCCCGCTGGGCCTACGTAGAGCTGCACGGGGCCGGCCAGATTATGAAGGAACAAAAACGCGGCTTCTGGAAGGGCCTGGGTATGCGCCTCAAGATGTACACCGAGCTTCTAAGGTACCGCTTGGGCCGGAAGACTCGAGCTTGAATTTCCCTGACCATAGACCCATAGCTTTGAGAGCACATGGAGGTGGCTATGCGAATCGAAGTGGCTGTGATGATGCAGGTGCACGTACCCGAAGACACCGACCTCGAGGATCTGAGCCTGGAGATTGACGAGGAGGGCCTGCGCTTCGTGAGCAAAGGCCAGGTGGTGGCCGACGCCAGCCAGATCGAGGACTACTACATTGACGATATCGAGTCGGAAGAAGACGATTGGGACGGCGAGGACGACTGGG of Meiothermus sp. contains these proteins:
- the dxr gene encoding 1-deoxy-D-xylulose-5-phosphate reductoisomerase, yielding MNDNPKRIVVLGSTGSIGTQTLDVCRWRGYRVVGLVAGKNLELLAQQIAEFRPEVVAADPSILPELEARFPGLRTADVLEVAAWPAEVVVGAIPGLAGLPGVRVAVQQGRRLALANKESMVAAGPLLWQEAEQSGAEIIPVDSEHSALFQSLLGEPFEDLAELILTASGGPFLHEPTDLSSVTPQMALQHPRWKMGPKVTIDSSTLFNKGLEVLEAVQLFRVPIEKVKVQIHPQSYVHSMVRFQDGNLKAQLGPTDMRLAIQYALTYPQRPPTPLREAPIPERLEFYPPDTARFPALALAYEAGRMGGLAPVVLNAADEIAVEAFLQGQIGYLEIPRVLEKVLQQTPVGALTWDNIVNADLEARRWAREYLKVKV
- a CDS encoding RIP metalloprotease, with product MSILWFLLIISISIFVHELGHYLAARVQGVGVKNFGVGFGPTLLKFERWGTTWRLNAIPLGGYAEIEGMMPGDTHGYARLSSWGKFLILVAGVVMNLLLAWGVLAALSSIQGIPQTRAEVTEVLPGSLAEQAGFRVGDRILSLNGEKLTAYDQVTRFRQSTGEKVFVVLRDGAEVTIRFNWDNTQARLGIVYRPELVGYTRINFFQGFARAIGETVVAVPRFVQEFVGSIARILSGQQAQGVAGPVGIVNITGQAAEQGLGTLVGLLAAINLSLAVFNLLPIPGLDGGRILVLIANALSGGRIKPETEARLSYGGFIFLILLIVLVTINDIRNLVGG
- a CDS encoding glycosyltransferase family 2 protein, which gives rise to MDATVLIPAYNEAAHIGAVVAAAREAGFPVLVVDDGSSDATAQAAEAAGARVLRLPENRGKSAALAFGLAHVQTPYVLLLDADLVGLKPQHLLNLLEPVRSGQLDMAIGVFKSGGLMTDFGNRATPFLSGQRACSTQWLRSVPNLTERRWPEPAITDHLARTQARWAYVELHGAGQIMKEQKRGFWKGLGMRLKMYTELLRYRLGRKTRA